From Chromohalobacter canadensis, one genomic window encodes:
- a CDS encoding class I SAM-dependent methyltransferase produces the protein MDEHQQTASNTQQSRRRQFTLFASNFLKHPKMLGSIIPSSPFLVRRMLSHVDWERTRVLVEYGPGIGTFTKEILRQMHPDAVLLVLETNKDFVDYINGAFSDPRMQVVHGSAADIQQVLNERELGAVDYVVAGIPFSTLPDVARENILDATRQVISPDGTFLLYQFSPNILPSLHKTFSQVTREFEPMNFLPAHFYRCRP, from the coding sequence ATGGACGAACACCAGCAGACAGCAAGCAATACCCAACAATCCCGGCGCAGGCAATTCACTCTGTTTGCCAGTAACTTCCTCAAGCATCCCAAGATGCTGGGCTCGATCATTCCCAGCTCGCCCTTTCTGGTCAGGCGCATGCTGAGCCATGTCGACTGGGAGCGCACCCGGGTGCTGGTCGAGTACGGTCCAGGCATCGGCACCTTCACCAAGGAAATCCTGCGCCAGATGCACCCCGACGCGGTGCTGCTGGTGCTCGAGACCAACAAGGATTTCGTCGATTACATCAACGGCGCCTTCTCGGATCCGCGCATGCAGGTCGTGCATGGCTCAGCGGCGGATATCCAGCAGGTGCTGAACGAGCGCGAGCTCGGTGCGGTCGACTACGTGGTCGCCGGTATCCCGTTCAGCACGCTACCCGACGTGGCGCGGGAAAACATCCTAGATGCGACGCGACAGGTCATCTCGCCAGATGGCACTTTCCTGCTCTACCAGTTCTCGCCCAACATCCTGCCCTCGCTACACAAGACTTTCTCCCAGGTGACGCGAGAGTTCGAGCCGATGAACTTCCTGCCTGCGCATTTCTATCGCTGCCGCCCCTAG
- a CDS encoding aldo/keto reductase, which translates to MRYQPFGNTGLFVSELCLGTMTFGGQGELWSQIGDLQQSDAERLIGRALDAGINFIDTADVYSQGQSEIITGQALKNLDVPRDEIVVASKVFGETGKGVNARGMSRYHIMEGIKASLKRLQLDHLDVYQIHGFDPATPIEEAVRALDTLVQHGHVRYVGVSNWAAWQIMKALGIAERHGLARFESLQAYYTLAGRDLERELIPMLQSENLGLMVWSPLAGGFLSGKYTRDSQGEAGSRRLNFDFPPVDKERAFDCIDVMGKIAKAHGVSVAQVALAWLLHQPAVTSVIVGAKRIDQLDDNIAATHVTLSTEELAELDAVSALPAEYPGWMLERQGDYRRQQIDQSRQR; encoded by the coding sequence ATGCGTTATCAACCATTTGGCAATACCGGTTTGTTCGTCTCAGAACTGTGCCTCGGCACCATGACCTTCGGTGGCCAGGGCGAGCTCTGGAGCCAGATCGGCGATCTACAGCAAAGCGATGCCGAGCGCTTGATCGGCCGCGCGCTGGATGCTGGCATCAACTTCATCGATACCGCCGATGTATATTCCCAGGGCCAGTCCGAGATCATCACCGGCCAGGCGCTCAAGAATCTGGATGTCCCGCGCGACGAGATCGTCGTCGCTTCCAAGGTGTTCGGCGAAACCGGCAAAGGCGTCAACGCACGTGGCATGTCGCGCTATCACATCATGGAGGGCATCAAAGCCAGCCTGAAGCGACTGCAGCTCGATCATCTCGACGTCTACCAGATACACGGCTTCGATCCCGCTACCCCCATCGAGGAAGCCGTTCGCGCACTCGATACCCTCGTGCAGCACGGTCACGTGCGTTACGTCGGGGTCTCCAACTGGGCGGCTTGGCAGATCATGAAGGCGCTAGGCATTGCCGAGCGTCATGGTCTGGCACGCTTCGAGTCGCTGCAGGCGTATTACACCCTTGCCGGGCGCGATCTCGAGCGTGAGCTGATCCCCATGCTGCAGAGCGAAAACCTCGGGCTGATGGTCTGGAGCCCACTCGCGGGTGGCTTCTTGAGTGGTAAGTACACGCGCGACAGCCAAGGCGAAGCGGGCAGCCGTCGCCTTAACTTCGACTTCCCCCCAGTCGATAAAGAGCGTGCCTTTGACTGCATCGATGTGATGGGCAAGATCGCCAAGGCACACGGCGTTTCCGTGGCCCAGGTCGCACTGGCTTGGTTGCTGCATCAGCCGGCGGTGACGAGTGTCATCGTCGGAGCCAAGCGCATTGACCAGCTCGACGACAACATCGCCGCCACACACGTCACGCTGAGCACCGAGGAGCTCGCCGAGCTCGATGCCGTCAGCGCGCTCCCCGCTGAGTATCCCGGCTGGATGCTCGAACGTCAGGGCGACTATCGGCGTCAGCAAATCGATCAGTCGCGTCAGCGCTGA
- a CDS encoding RsiV family protein produces the protein MFCEANVSIARRLAGGGVMLGVLAVLGGCQAWSPAPEGLDVERVKKRFVERDCPAGRCATVEVGSLSFPGAPGLSERLRDDLLSMGSGITNGESEAVVSSWEEYAQTFFDEAKAARERVPELPGYQAVFKAEVYDRHAELTTIKLDSYVFTGGAHGMPLTEFMVIDEREKRVVTLDDMLREGQTPAYREALSRAHLRWLEEQQAGADFAESWPLSMNRNVAPFADEWRVRYNAYDIAPYSYGQPELRIPAQALEGIVKPRYLER, from the coding sequence GTGTTCTGTGAGGCTAATGTATCGATCGCGCGCCGCTTGGCGGGCGGTGGCGTCATGTTGGGTGTCCTGGCGGTGCTCGGCGGTTGCCAAGCATGGTCACCGGCGCCAGAAGGGCTGGATGTCGAGCGCGTGAAGAAACGCTTCGTCGAGCGAGATTGTCCGGCAGGACGTTGCGCGACCGTCGAGGTCGGGTCGCTGAGTTTTCCTGGGGCACCGGGCCTGAGCGAGCGACTACGAGACGACTTGCTGAGCATGGGGTCGGGTATTACCAATGGTGAAAGCGAAGCGGTGGTTTCGTCCTGGGAAGAGTATGCGCAGACGTTCTTCGACGAGGCCAAGGCGGCGCGGGAGCGCGTGCCTGAATTGCCCGGCTACCAGGCGGTCTTCAAGGCGGAGGTCTACGACCGGCATGCCGAGCTGACGACCATCAAGCTCGATAGCTACGTGTTCACCGGTGGGGCGCACGGTATGCCGCTGACGGAATTCATGGTCATCGACGAGCGCGAGAAACGCGTGGTGACACTCGATGACATGCTGCGCGAGGGACAGACACCGGCCTATCGCGAGGCGCTGTCACGCGCGCATCTACGCTGGCTGGAAGAACAACAGGCGGGCGCCGACTTTGCCGAATCCTGGCCGCTGAGCATGAACCGCAACGTGGCACCGTTCGCTGATGAATGGCGGGTGCGTTACAACGCCTATGACATCGCGCCTTATTCCTATGGGCAACCGGAGCTACGCATTCCTGCCCAGGCGCTCGAAGGCATCGTCAAGCCACGCTATCTGGAGCGCTGA
- a CDS encoding DUF3008 family protein codes for MPAKSQAQQMAAGAALAAKRGEKKASELEGAAKSMYDSMSEEELEAMASAQQKGKPEHDSNA; via the coding sequence ATGCCCGCCAAGTCCCAAGCCCAGCAGATGGCTGCCGGCGCCGCGCTTGCTGCCAAGCGCGGCGAGAAAAAGGCCAGTGAGCTCGAGGGTGCCGCGAAGTCGATGTACGACTCGATGAGCGAAGAGGAACTGGAAGCCATGGCCTCGGCCCAGCAAAAAGGCAAGCCCGAGCACGACTCGAACGCCTGA
- the yejK gene encoding nucleoid-associated protein YejK: MPILTSTIHRVDKPDTETPATLTCAEHAQSSTASLEALLTSVNDSFHAKPKAWGHFGETGSSAFAAGLSEYLAGSIDFVTWSTRMAERINTLVDAHLSVGGHLLFVHYQHGETQYVSVALLHHRQGFAIDNALEVTETPQLNLGQLMLAVRIDLAQWQGGTSHQYVSFIKDRGGKKFAEGFRELLGVEEGVDASGETRTLLKAFSDYVEREDLSDDESREKTDAVIDYANTQAKHGEKVTLDELSELVDEQHPKAFYDYIRHQDYGLSEEIPPDKRALNQFRRFTGRASGVSISFDSHLLGNSIEFDAERDRLIIKQVPGPLKEQLKQRKE; encoded by the coding sequence ATGCCGATTCTGACCAGCACTATTCATCGCGTCGACAAGCCCGATACCGAGACGCCCGCCACGCTGACCTGCGCCGAGCACGCACAGTCTTCGACGGCATCTCTCGAGGCGCTGCTGACAAGCGTCAATGACAGCTTTCATGCCAAGCCCAAGGCCTGGGGTCACTTCGGCGAGACCGGCAGCAGCGCCTTCGCCGCGGGGCTCTCCGAGTACCTTGCCGGATCGATCGATTTCGTCACCTGGAGCACCCGGATGGCGGAGCGCATCAACACCTTGGTCGACGCCCACCTCTCGGTGGGTGGCCATCTGCTGTTCGTGCATTATCAGCACGGCGAGACACAGTACGTCAGCGTGGCACTCCTCCATCATCGCCAGGGCTTTGCCATCGACAATGCCCTCGAAGTGACCGAAACGCCTCAGCTCAATCTTGGCCAATTGATGCTCGCCGTGCGCATCGACCTCGCCCAATGGCAGGGCGGCACCTCGCATCAGTACGTTTCTTTCATCAAGGACCGCGGCGGCAAGAAATTCGCCGAAGGCTTCCGCGAACTGCTCGGCGTCGAGGAAGGCGTGGATGCCAGCGGCGAAACCCGGACCCTGCTCAAGGCATTCAGCGACTATGTCGAGCGCGAGGACTTGTCCGACGACGAGAGCCGCGAGAAGACCGATGCCGTGATCGACTACGCCAACACCCAGGCCAAACACGGCGAGAAGGTAACTCTCGACGAGCTGTCCGAACTCGTCGATGAGCAACACCCCAAGGCGTTTTACGACTACATTCGCCATCAGGATTACGGACTCTCCGAGGAGATTCCGCCGGACAAGCGAGCGCTCAATCAATTCCGGCGCTTCACGGGGCGCGCCAGTGGCGTCTCGATCAGCTTCGACTCCCATCTGCTCGGCAACAGCATCGAGTTCGATGCCGAGCGCGATCGCCTGATCATCAAACAGGTGCCCGGCCCCTTGAAGGAACAGCTCAAGCAGCGCAAGGAATAA
- a CDS encoding ABC transporter permease has translation MNLRAVGTIYHFELARAWRTLLQSLVSPVISTSLYFVVFGAAIGSRIQEVEGVSYGAFIVPGLIMLMLLTQSVSNASFGIFFPKFTGTIYEVLSAPVSYLEIVLGYVGAAATKSLILGLIILVTASFFVPLRIDHPFWMLLFLALTALTFSLLGFIIGIWAEGFEKLQLVPLLIITPLTFLGGSFYSIDMLPPVWQTVTLFNPVVYLVSGFRWSFYGISDVSVGASLLMILVFLGLCLALVGWIFKTGYNIKP, from the coding sequence ATGAATCTCCGCGCGGTCGGCACCATTTACCATTTCGAATTGGCACGCGCGTGGCGCACGTTGCTGCAAAGCCTGGTCTCGCCAGTGATCTCCACATCGCTTTATTTCGTGGTCTTCGGCGCCGCCATCGGCTCGCGCATTCAGGAAGTCGAAGGCGTCAGCTACGGCGCCTTCATCGTGCCCGGGCTGATCATGTTGATGCTTCTCACGCAGAGCGTCTCCAACGCCTCGTTCGGGATCTTCTTTCCCAAGTTCACCGGCACCATCTACGAGGTACTCTCGGCGCCGGTCTCTTATCTCGAAATCGTTCTCGGGTACGTGGGCGCGGCGGCCACCAAATCGCTCATCCTGGGCTTGATCATTCTCGTCACCGCCAGCTTCTTCGTGCCATTACGTATCGACCACCCATTCTGGATGTTGCTGTTCCTGGCACTCACCGCCCTTACCTTCAGTCTGCTGGGCTTCATCATCGGTATCTGGGCAGAAGGCTTCGAGAAACTACAACTGGTGCCGTTGTTGATCATTACGCCGCTGACCTTCTTGGGAGGCAGCTTCTACTCCATCGACATGTTGCCCCCTGTGTGGCAGACGGTGACGCTGTTCAACCCGGTCGTTTATTTGGTCAGTGGCTTTCGCTGGAGCTTCTACGGCATCAGTGATGTGAGTGTCGGCGCCAGCCTGCTCATGATCCTGGTATTTCTGGGCCTGTGCTTGGCGCTGGTCGGTTGGATCTTCAAGACCGGCTACAACATCAAGCCCTAG
- a CDS encoding ABC transporter ATP-binding protein, which translates to MSHDIADATATETRPAARAHTLQATPSVITVQGLTKRYASGFEALKRIDLDIQRGEIFALLGPNGAGKTTLISIICGLVNASDGQVRVNGHDIVTDYRAAREQIGLVPQELTSDAFATVWNTVSFSRGLFGKRADSAHIERVLRSLSLWDKRRNKMITLSGGMKRRVLIAKALAHEPQILFLDEPTAGVDVELRRDMWDVVRSLRDQGVTVILTTHYIEEAEEMADRIGVINDGEIVLVEEKAALMRQLGRKQLRLDLQTPLAAIPETLAHYPLSLADDGHVLVYTYAASPDEHSTPASISALLNDIEAAGVRFKDLHTEQSSLEEIFVNLVRKDA; encoded by the coding sequence ATGAGTCATGACATCGCAGACGCCACTGCCACCGAAACTCGCCCCGCCGCGCGCGCCCACACCTTGCAAGCCACGCCCTCGGTGATCACCGTTCAGGGGCTGACCAAGCGTTACGCCTCGGGCTTCGAAGCGCTCAAACGCATCGACCTGGATATCCAGCGTGGCGAAATCTTCGCTCTGCTGGGCCCCAATGGCGCCGGCAAGACCACCCTGATCAGCATCATCTGCGGGCTGGTCAACGCAAGCGACGGTCAGGTCCGTGTCAACGGCCACGACATCGTCACCGACTACCGTGCCGCACGCGAGCAGATCGGCCTGGTCCCGCAGGAATTGACCAGCGACGCCTTCGCCACGGTCTGGAATACGGTCAGCTTCAGCCGTGGTCTGTTCGGCAAGCGCGCCGACTCTGCGCACATCGAGCGTGTGCTCAGGTCGTTGTCGTTGTGGGACAAGCGTCGCAACAAGATGATCACGCTCTCGGGCGGCATGAAACGCCGGGTACTGATCGCCAAGGCACTGGCGCACGAGCCACAGATCCTGTTTCTCGACGAGCCTACCGCCGGGGTCGATGTCGAGCTACGCCGCGACATGTGGGACGTGGTGCGGTCGCTACGCGACCAAGGCGTCACCGTCATCCTGACTACGCACTACATCGAAGAGGCCGAGGAGATGGCCGACCGCATCGGCGTAATCAACGATGGGGAGATCGTGCTCGTCGAAGAGAAAGCCGCCCTGATGCGCCAGTTGGGCCGCAAGCAGCTGCGGCTCGATCTGCAGACGCCACTGGCGGCCATTCCCGAGACGCTGGCGCACTATCCTCTGAGTCTCGCCGACGACGGCCACGTACTGGTCTATACCTACGCCGCGTCACCTGACGAACACTCGACGCCGGCAAGCATCAGCGCCCTGCTCAACGATATCGAAGCGGCGGGCGTTCGCTTCAAAGACCTCCACACCGAGCAAAGTTCGCTGGAGGAAATTTTCGTCAATCTGGTGAGGAAGGACGCATGA
- a CDS encoding YebC/PmpR family DNA-binding transcriptional regulator: MGRAFQNRKESMAKTADAKTKVYSKYGREIYVCAKAGGIDPEGNLALRGLIERAKKDQVPSHVIDKALDKAKGGGGEDYSLARYEGFGPGSCMVIVECLTDNPNRTFGDVRACFNKAKSKLGTPGSVSHMFDHCAILAFEGSDEEAVLEALMEADVDVTDIESETDRITVFAPHTEYAKTKQALAEAFGELDFEADEIQFLPQTTTPVAGDDVAMLDKLLTTLNDLDDVQNIYHSAEPQD, encoded by the coding sequence ATGGGTAGGGCTTTCCAGAACCGCAAGGAATCCATGGCCAAGACGGCCGACGCCAAGACCAAGGTGTACAGCAAATACGGGCGCGAGATTTACGTCTGCGCCAAAGCCGGCGGAATCGACCCCGAAGGCAATCTCGCCCTGCGTGGCTTGATCGAACGCGCCAAGAAAGACCAGGTCCCGTCGCACGTCATCGACAAGGCACTGGACAAGGCCAAGGGCGGTGGCGGCGAGGACTACTCCCTCGCGCGCTACGAAGGCTTCGGTCCGGGCAGTTGCATGGTCATCGTCGAATGCCTGACCGACAACCCCAATCGCACCTTCGGCGACGTACGCGCCTGCTTCAACAAGGCCAAGAGCAAACTCGGCACCCCGGGCAGTGTCAGCCATATGTTCGATCACTGCGCGATCCTCGCCTTTGAGGGCAGCGACGAGGAAGCGGTGCTGGAAGCCTTGATGGAGGCCGATGTCGATGTCACCGACATCGAGAGCGAAACCGATCGCATTACCGTTTTCGCCCCTCATACCGAATACGCCAAGACCAAGCAGGCACTCGCCGAGGCCTTCGGTGAGCTCGATTTCGAAGCCGACGAGATTCAGTTCTTGCCGCAGACCACGACCCCCGTCGCCGGCGATGACGTGGCCATGCTCGACAAGTTGCTCACCACCCTCAACGATCTTGATGACGTGCAGAACATCTATCACAGCGCCGAGCCGCAGGACTGA
- a CDS encoding LemA family protein, producing the protein MSMRSLPMPFTARSIWHVMLLLCLAVSLTGCGINNIPTLDEKVKSAWSQVENQYQRRADLVPNLVETVKGFADQEQETLTAVIEARSKATSINIDADSLDDPEKLKQFQQAQGQLTGALSRLMAVSERYPELKSNQNFLALQSQLEGTENRIAVARRDFIQAVEQYNTEIRTFPGRLWHGLLYSDMPIRENFEATAENADQAPEVEF; encoded by the coding sequence ATGTCGATGCGATCCTTGCCAATGCCGTTTACCGCTCGCTCCATCTGGCACGTCATGCTGTTGCTGTGCCTTGCCGTCTCACTGACGGGCTGCGGTATCAACAATATTCCCACGCTCGACGAGAAAGTGAAGTCGGCCTGGTCGCAGGTCGAGAACCAATATCAGCGGCGTGCGGACCTGGTGCCCAATTTGGTGGAAACCGTCAAAGGCTTCGCCGATCAGGAACAGGAAACGCTGACGGCCGTGATCGAAGCGCGCTCCAAGGCGACCTCGATCAACATCGACGCCGACTCGTTGGACGATCCCGAGAAGTTGAAGCAATTCCAGCAAGCTCAGGGCCAACTGACCGGGGCACTGAGTCGCCTGATGGCGGTGTCCGAACGCTATCCGGAGTTGAAGTCGAACCAGAACTTCCTGGCGCTGCAATCACAACTGGAAGGCACCGAGAATCGCATCGCCGTGGCGCGTCGCGATTTCATCCAGGCGGTCGAGCAATACAATACCGAAATTCGTACTTTCCCCGGGCGACTCTGGCATGGCCTTTTGTATAGCGACATGCCGATTCGCGAAAACTTCGAAGCGACTGCCGAGAACGCCGATCAGGCGCCTGAGGTGGAGTTCTAA
- a CDS encoding TPM domain-containing protein, with protein sequence MRHCIRLTCLMLLWACALSVQAQDIEFPELTGRVVDQADLLDASTRDELSGMLAAHEEDTGEQVVVVTLPDLQGAPIEEYGYQLGRHWGIGQEDEDNGALLIVSMEEQAIRIEVGYGLEGRLTDAQSSAIITQKIAPAFREGDYATGITQGTEAIIQVLGGDPMADAPPAGSASGHDKSRDVGGASVAFFVMLMIVMGIVRGIGGGGRGGRRRGRGGGLLGGLLLGGAMGGGFGGGGGGLGGGGFGGGGGGFGGGGASGGW encoded by the coding sequence ATGAGGCATTGCATCCGTCTGACATGCTTGATGCTGCTGTGGGCCTGTGCCCTCAGCGTTCAGGCGCAGGACATCGAGTTTCCCGAGCTGACCGGGCGCGTGGTCGATCAGGCCGATCTGCTGGATGCGTCGACTCGAGATGAGTTGAGCGGCATGCTCGCGGCGCACGAGGAAGACACCGGCGAACAGGTCGTCGTGGTCACGCTGCCCGATTTACAGGGGGCGCCGATCGAGGAATACGGCTACCAGCTGGGGCGACATTGGGGCATTGGCCAGGAAGACGAAGATAACGGCGCATTGTTGATCGTCTCCATGGAAGAGCAGGCCATCCGCATCGAGGTTGGGTATGGCCTCGAGGGTCGCCTGACCGACGCACAGTCCTCGGCGATCATCACGCAGAAGATCGCCCCGGCGTTTCGCGAAGGAGATTACGCAACCGGGATTACCCAAGGTACGGAAGCGATCATTCAGGTTCTGGGCGGCGACCCGATGGCCGATGCGCCTCCTGCCGGATCGGCGTCCGGGCACGATAAATCGCGCGATGTCGGCGGCGCCTCGGTGGCGTTCTTCGTCATGCTGATGATCGTCATGGGCATCGTACGCGGCATCGGTGGTGGCGGACGCGGCGGGCGTCGTCGCGGACGCGGCGGTGGCTTGCTCGGCGGTCTTCTGCTTGGCGGCGCCATGGGCGGCGGTTTCGGAGGCGGCGGTGGCGGCCTCGGAGGCGGCGGCTTCGGCGGCGGCGGTGGTGGTTTCGGCGGGGGCGGTGCCTCCGGTGGCTGGTAG
- a CDS encoding TPM domain-containing protein — MALLSDSEQQQVRDAITHIERDTDAELVTVLAPQADDYTYIPLLWAGILSLLIPGAINYFPQWLGASELLIVQWACFAVLAIVFRLPAVTTRLIPRRVRFWRAANLARRQFLEQNLHHTQAGTGMLIFVSEAERYVEILVDRGISSRLDDETWQSIVSTFTQQVKQGQTLQGFLSCIEACGEHLREHVPATHERNELPNRLIVLE; from the coding sequence ATGGCATTATTGAGCGACAGCGAGCAGCAGCAGGTGCGTGATGCGATTACGCACATCGAGCGCGATACCGACGCCGAACTAGTCACCGTACTCGCGCCGCAGGCCGACGATTACACTTACATCCCATTGCTCTGGGCAGGGATTCTGTCCCTGTTGATCCCGGGGGCGATCAATTATTTCCCCCAATGGCTGGGTGCTTCGGAGCTGTTGATCGTGCAGTGGGCGTGTTTCGCGGTGCTCGCAATCGTATTTCGGCTGCCGGCAGTGACGACGCGGCTGATCCCGCGCCGCGTGCGCTTCTGGCGCGCCGCCAACCTGGCGCGGCGGCAGTTTCTCGAGCAGAACCTGCATCACACCCAAGCCGGTACCGGCATGCTGATCTTCGTCTCCGAAGCCGAGCGCTACGTGGAGATTCTGGTCGATCGCGGAATTTCCAGCCGTCTCGACGACGAGACCTGGCAGAGCATCGTCTCGACCTTCACCCAGCAGGTGAAGCAAGGTCAGACGTTGCAGGGCTTTCTCTCATGTATCGAAGCATGCGGTGAGCACCTCCGAGAGCACGTGCCCGCCACTCACGAGCGCAATGAACTCCCCAATCGTCTGATCGTGCTGGAATGA
- a CDS encoding cupin domain-containing protein, which yields MPLSPVIPLDQLVLERHTHGAHFEAAHAAVAGPAGAKHLGARVVEVPPGKRAWPYHAHHANDELFVVLAGQGELRMGEDRYPVTTGDVVVCPAGGEASAHQLIASADSPVSLRYLAVSSMREPDILEYPDSDKLGVFTGSAPGGDADKRTLTRFMSRGDSVAYWEGETGDDTP from the coding sequence ATGCCTCTTTCTCCGGTCATCCCCCTCGATCAACTGGTGCTCGAACGGCACACCCATGGCGCGCATTTCGAGGCCGCCCATGCCGCCGTCGCGGGCCCTGCCGGCGCCAAGCATCTTGGAGCACGAGTAGTCGAGGTGCCGCCCGGCAAGCGTGCCTGGCCTTATCACGCTCACCACGCCAATGACGAACTCTTCGTGGTTCTCGCCGGTCAAGGGGAATTGCGCATGGGAGAGGATCGATATCCCGTCACTACTGGTGACGTCGTGGTCTGCCCCGCGGGCGGCGAGGCAAGCGCGCACCAACTGATCGCATCGGCGGACAGCCCGGTATCGCTTCGCTACCTGGCCGTGAGTTCGATGCGCGAGCCGGATATCCTCGAATATCCCGATTCCGACAAGCTCGGGGTTTTCACTGGCAGCGCTCCGGGCGGTGATGCCGATAAGCGAACGCTTACCCGATTCATGTCGCGCGGTGATTCGGTCGCCTACTGGGAGGGGGAAACCGGCGACGACACGCCATGA
- a CDS encoding zinc-dependent alcohol dehydrogenase family protein: MNVVTLRSPGGLDKLDIHECEAPGEPGPGEVRVRVHASSLNYHDYGVVAGAMSTEDGRIPMSDGAGVVEAVGEGVEEFTVGDRVVSTFFPEWLEGPARIGDFSTTPGDGVDGYAREQVVRPTTWFTHAPRNYDHAEAATLTTAGLTAWRALVVNGNLKAGDTVLVLGTGGVSIFALQFAKLMGATVIATSSSDEKIARLRELGADHTLNYKTEPEWGKRVKALTNGQGVDHVIEVGGPATLPQSIDAVRIGGHISLIGVLTGRGGEIPTAKLMAKQARLQGLIVGSRRDQIEMIRAIDASDLHPVIDRRFALDEIAEAFRHQEAGRHFGKICLEF; the protein is encoded by the coding sequence ATGAACGTCGTCACATTACGTAGTCCGGGCGGGCTGGATAAGCTCGATATCCACGAATGCGAAGCGCCGGGTGAGCCGGGGCCTGGCGAGGTGCGCGTGCGCGTGCATGCCAGCTCGCTCAATTATCATGACTACGGTGTCGTTGCCGGCGCCATGTCGACCGAAGACGGCCGTATCCCTATGTCGGATGGGGCCGGTGTCGTCGAAGCCGTGGGTGAAGGCGTCGAGGAATTCACCGTGGGTGATCGGGTGGTATCGACGTTCTTTCCCGAGTGGCTCGAAGGGCCGGCACGCATCGGTGACTTCAGCACCACGCCCGGTGATGGCGTCGATGGCTATGCCCGTGAGCAGGTCGTGCGTCCGACGACGTGGTTTACTCACGCGCCGCGCAATTACGACCATGCCGAAGCCGCTACCCTGACCACGGCCGGGTTGACCGCTTGGCGCGCGCTGGTAGTGAATGGCAATCTCAAGGCGGGTGACACGGTGCTGGTGCTGGGCACCGGCGGTGTCTCGATCTTCGCCTTGCAGTTCGCCAAGCTGATGGGCGCCACGGTGATTGCGACCTCGTCCTCGGACGAGAAGATCGCACGGTTACGCGAACTAGGCGCCGATCACACGCTCAACTATAAGACCGAGCCGGAATGGGGCAAGCGCGTCAAGGCACTCACCAACGGTCAGGGCGTCGATCATGTCATCGAAGTGGGTGGTCCCGCCACGCTGCCGCAATCCATCGACGCCGTGCGCATCGGCGGACACATCTCATTGATCGGTGTGCTCACCGGGCGCGGCGGTGAAATCCCTACTGCCAAGCTGATGGCCAAGCAAGCGCGTCTGCAGGGCTTGATCGTGGGTAGCCGGCGCGACCAGATCGAGATGATCCGTGCCATCGACGCCAGTGACCTACACCCGGTCATCGACCGCCGGTTCGCCCTCGATGAGATCGCCGAGGCGTTTCGTCACCAAGAAGCAGGGCGTCACTTCGGCAAGATCTGCCTGGAATTTTGA
- a CDS encoding chromate transporter: protein MIYWHLFLAFFIPNIVGYGGGPAIIPLIENEVVGRYGWMSSQAFAETLALGNALPSPIATKMAGYIGYDVAGIAGALIATFATVAPSLLLMLIALGTLYRYRDSIKVKSMSQWVRPVVMTLMAYLTWRFLDEGVTTAGAVHTAIIGGVAAVLILATRVHPAFVVCFGLVYGALLLG from the coding sequence ATGATCTATTGGCACCTGTTCCTGGCATTTTTCATCCCCAACATCGTCGGTTACGGCGGTGGGCCGGCAATCATCCCGCTGATCGAGAACGAGGTGGTCGGCCGCTATGGGTGGATGAGTTCACAGGCCTTCGCCGAGACTCTGGCGCTGGGTAACGCCCTGCCCAGCCCGATCGCTACCAAGATGGCCGGCTACATCGGCTACGACGTCGCCGGTATCGCCGGTGCGCTGATCGCTACCTTCGCCACCGTGGCGCCGTCTCTACTACTCATGCTGATCGCGCTGGGTACCCTGTATCGCTACCGTGACTCGATCAAGGTCAAGTCAATGAGCCAGTGGGTGCGCCCGGTTGTGATGACGCTGATGGCCTACCTGACCTGGCGCTTTCTCGACGAAGGTGTGACGACCGCCGGCGCCGTGCACACCGCAATTATCGGTGGCGTCGCCGCAGTACTCATCCTGGCAACTCGGGTTCACCCGGCGTTCGTCGTGTGTTTCGGGCTCGTCTACGGCGCCCTGCTACTCGGTTAG